From the Musa acuminata AAA Group cultivar baxijiao chromosome BXJ3-1, Cavendish_Baxijiao_AAA, whole genome shotgun sequence genome, the window tgttttgaatctccttgactggggaagcaataatgtgttggcGATTGGCCTTGAGGACGCAGTGTATCTCTGGGACGCTGCAAACGAGTCGACTAAGCTTCTACAACCCGTAGAAGACAGAGGACCTATCACTTGCATCCGCTGGTCGCCAGACTGTGCAGTTCTAGCTGTCGCATTTGGCAATTCAGATTTAGCCCTGATTGATCCAGCAACAGGACATGTCATGGATGGGATGGAAGATGAGAACCAGGCCCCTGTGTTGTCACTTGCATGGAGAAGTAATTCAATCTTGACGGTCGGAAGATTTGATGGCACTGTTGTTGATTATGACTTTAGAAAGGATGACATGTTCATCTGTTTCTATAATGGGCATCGGCGTAGagtttgtagtcttaaatggtccATGTTGTCAGGGCGGTATTTGGCGAGTGGAGGGCAGGACAAACTAGTGCACATATGGGATGCCTGCATGCTTGTCTCACGTGACCATCCACGTCAACGTCAATGGCTTCATAGGATCAGTAGCCACACTTCCATTGTGAAGGCCGTTGACTGGTGCCCAACTCGGAGCAACTtgctggcttctggtggaggTTGCAATAATAATTGCGTTAAGTTTTGGAACACCGTTAATGGTGCTTGCTTGAACTCGATTGATGTTGGCTCTGAAGTTTGTGCATTGTTATGGGACAAAAACAAATCTGAATTACTGACCTCCCATGGTTCGCCGAACAATCAACTCACCTTGTGGAATTACCCATCCATGACGAGAGTGGCTGAGGTTTCCGGTCATTCATCCTAGGTTCTTTCCTTGGCTGGGAGTCCACTGGGaggtgtagtagcttctgcagCAGCAGATGAGACAATCAGGTTTTGGAATATCTTTGAGACTCCCAAAATAACAAAACCTGAACTGCCCTTTGCCCAATTTAATGTTCTCATAAGATGAAAAGGCGAATAGGTGGAAATGATTAAGATTCCAAATGGAAGACTTCTCTAGTGCTTGACATGAAGATATGTTGTTGGTAACATTACAATGGGAAGTTTCGTGGTGTCAAAGAGGCACATTTTCATACAAGCGCATGGATTCGAGATCTTCAAATATGAGCGCAACCGCCTAAGGTAAGTTAGAAGCCTTACAGCCTTTTACAGCATTTTAGTAGGCTTATTTACAACATGACTATCATTGCAGCTACAAGTTTGATTTTTGTTTCCTATTTATTGTTTATCATTTCATAGTTATCAATATGATTATTGCCCAATTGATGAAACATGTGGTCTATAATTATTGTCCAATTGTTATAATCTAATTATGTGGTTTAAAGTGATTTCAATTTGCTTCtcttgtgtttcttttttgtaAGGTACTATCTTTGTTTCATTTTTGTTTGAGAATTTTTATGCAGACTATATATTTTGTTGTGTATGCTAATCATGCATAATTAGATCAAACTGATAGATgcttattgtttttttttcttttttgagctgAGATTTCTGATGATATTCAATATGGCCTTGGtatcacatgaagacatcacattgcacacctagaagAGTGTTTGGCAATCGAGATatctatgcattataagaggtaattgcctatggccttatgcttctatttttctttccgactataggtttcctatgatataagttaaacttaagaattttatattcttttaggactataaaaaaactttgaagattgaattGTGTAGCTCTATTGCCAGAACAAAGCACTTGCAATATGGCCTTAAGTATCACATGAAGATATCACATTGCCAAaacaaactttgaagattgaaccgtataacaaacttcagatttcctttttcattttttttttgatttgAGATTTCTTATAACATTCAATATGGCCTTCGACAGATTTCTAGAAGTGTGTTTGACAATCGTgagatctatgcattataagaggtaattgcctatggccctatgcttcttttttcttttctaactataggtttcctatgatattagttgaacttcagaattttatattcttttaggaccattaagaaactttgaagattgaactgtgTTGCTCTATTGCCAGATTAAAGCACTTTCACATGATGAATTTAAAATCTTGCCATGGTGTCTTTGCTAAATCTTTATTCACAGATACAAGGATATTAAAGCATCTTTGGATTTGCTTAGAGGGTGAAAATATGGAAACTTATGGTGTTGCACAACTATAATCATATTCAACAACTAAGAgatctatgcataattttgatctaAGATGTAACTTCTTATGTCTTTATTTTTTGGGTGACTAAAGGTTCCCTAAAATATCCATTAGCCTTCAGATTTTTTATGCTCTTTTAGGACCATTCTAGAACCTGTGAAAACTTTTATTTGATGTAGATTTTATTTCACTATGGAGTACTTCATTTCACTTGAAATagtgtttttgttttatgtttcttTGCGTATACAAAGATACTAAAGCATCTCAGGATTTTGTTTAGAGGGTGAACAAATTTAGAAAATTATGGAGTTGTAAAACTAGAATTGTGTTTGACAATCAAAAGACTATTGATCAACCACTCAGATATTATTCAAAAAACTGTTCATGAAATGAATAATTtccaatttaaaattttttgaaaataaagataagttcaagagtgaaatccaagccTAAAATTTTCTATTTTTAGTAAGATGTGTTATAATTTCTATAGAAAGCAGTTATTCAACCTAAAAGAACTGCAAACCATAGTATTTACcattaatagtaaagagataccaaacaaataaatctgagttcgataaaggtGAGGTATTATAATTCTGTTTACTATGTTTTTCCCTGTGAAatgaacaaaaatatcaaatttatatgtGTTTCCATGAATAGATTAGGTCTTCTGCAACATGATACACTTCAGATCCTAAGATAGGGCTTGAAAAATAGTGtcaaatgggatataatgcagTTCTAAATTTTAGAAGTTAGCTTACTAGACCAACAGTTCACAAATGCTTCATTATAGTGATAGTGGAGTAGTTCGGGTCCTTCCGATTAATAGGATCTTCATTAAAGGTTCCGATTTGTGATTGTTTCAGTCTATGGGATTTATCTTGCTGAATCAGCTGTAGTTGTACCAGAGTGGtagcaatgttcatgagcttgatagacaagcttgctatgtttcatataaatgttcaccaattaatgacatggctactatttcagtattttttcaattctattgttgtggtcatttaccacaagtttcagcatccaagcactatatctgaaatttgccttttgtaagtataacaccaacctttgagttggtatttcttgtttccaacttccctatttgtttactgagatta encodes:
- the LOC103973257 gene encoding cell division cycle 20.2, cofactor of APC complex — protein: MQYMTDTLPFLLKYQKAREGSSHKRNAQKELLEVISHRLHVDNSIEFIGKLLFSSKQGSEVLKTVRPAGQPLVDDWSCLKSMVRTFEAHCGSLSQYGMKHMRSLANICNAGISKEMMAEVSAEASISIPAENSCLILEAMAELMSGSLLELVYQKLIDDCILKNRSRILAFKTAPEAPASKLPQFDEPIQPQKKHNNVLAIGLEDAVYLWDAANESTKLLQPVEDRGPITCIRWSPDCAVLAVAFGNSDLALIDPATGHVMDGMEDENQAPVLSLAWRSNSILTVGRFDGTVVDYDFRKDDMFICFYNGHRRRVCSLKWSMLSGRYLASGGQDKLVHIWDACMLVSRDHPRQRQWLHRISSHTSIVKAVDWCPTRSNLLASGGGCNNNCVKFWNTVNGACLNSIDVGSEVCALLWDKNKSELLTSHGSPNNQLTLWNYPSMTRVAEVSGHSS